One window of Pyxicephalus adspersus chromosome 4, UCB_Pads_2.0, whole genome shotgun sequence genomic DNA carries:
- the FAM228B gene encoding protein FAM228B isoform X2 produces the protein MASPGSEMTSACRWPPKKGFITIQTSNLPKDLLPSPEHAKLIMDAENEKISAMTQCVLDAENHYNQCLDDYVRQAESSDLRRKEMQHKKWTERVAEPLQKTIESYIDTQTSEDIEKRRRWLLQQYLEYCNKKGSAFMRDYDSSEYDPFINRLCKQYLRVSTPVFKDPLLQQYQKRYEEEKVALHCETGRLYSAKEINELNLQKLPRAPLGRHTMNTVEWLKTPYGYIESDVRLKSRQKVRGSINQGTLDFKTWAGTKYPPGIFSTERNICHKRMFADKTSSVPAYSKH, from the exons ATGGCCTCACCCGGGAGCGAGATGACTTCAGCATGCAGATGGCCTCCGAAGAAAGGTTTTATCACCATACAGACCTCAAATCTTCCCAAAGACCTCCTGCCATCTCCAGAACATGCTAAG CTAATAATGGATGCAGAAAATGAGAAGATCAGTGCAATGACACAGTGTGTGCTGGATGCAGAAAATCACTATAACCAG TGCCTGGACGATTATGTGAGACAGGCAGAGAGCTCTGATTTACGCAGGAAGGAGATGCAGCATAAGAAGTGGACAGAACGCGTGGCAGAACCACTACAGAAAACCATAGAAAGCTACATAGATACCCAGACCAGCGAGGACAtagagaagaggaggagatggcTCCTACAACAGTACTTGGAATACTGTAACAAAAAG GGTAGCGCGTTTATGAGAGATTATGATTCCTCCGAGTACGACCCGTTTATTAATCGTCTCTGTAAGCAGTACCTCCGG GTTTCAACTCCAGTATTTAAGGACCCTCTCCTGCAGCAATACCAGAAGAGGTACGAGGAGGAGAAGGTGGCTTTGCACTGTGAAACAG GCAGGTTGTATTCCGCCAAGGAGATTAATGAGCTGAACCTGCAGAAACTTCCACGGGCTCCCCTGGGCCGTCACACTATGAACACAGTTGAGTGGTTGAAGACTCCATACGGGTACATAGAGAGTGACGTCAGGCTAAAGAGCAG ACAGAAGGTGAGGGGATCCATTAATCAAGGCACTCTGGACTTCAAGACATGGGCTGGTACCAAATACCCACCTGGGATCTTCAGCACTGAGAGAAACATTTGTCATAAGAGGATGTTTGCAGATAAGACATCCTCTGTGCCAGCATATTCCAAGCACTGA
- the FAM228B gene encoding protein FAM228B isoform X1 produces the protein MASPGSEMTSACRWPPKKGFITIQTSNLPKDLLPSPEHAKAVTFRKSYQNDDSAILPKKIISSRPGTRSLSTASLRKTEDWLAYKPYVQLIMDAENEKISAMTQCVLDAENHYNQCLDDYVRQAESSDLRRKEMQHKKWTERVAEPLQKTIESYIDTQTSEDIEKRRRWLLQQYLEYCNKKGSAFMRDYDSSEYDPFINRLCKQYLRVSTPVFKDPLLQQYQKRYEEEKVALHCETGRLYSAKEINELNLQKLPRAPLGRHTMNTVEWLKTPYGYIESDVRLKSRQKVRGSINQGTLDFKTWAGTKYPPGIFSTERNICHKRMFADKTSSVPAYSKH, from the exons ATGGCCTCACCCGGGAGCGAGATGACTTCAGCATGCAGATGGCCTCCGAAGAAAGGTTTTATCACCATACAGACCTCAAATCTTCCCAAAGACCTCCTGCCATCTCCAGAACATGCTAAG GCGGTGACTTTCAGGAAATCATACCAGAATGATGACAGCGCCATACTGCCCAAAAAAATCATCTCATCACGTCCCGGAACCAGAAGTCTTTCTACCGCGTCCCTGCGTAAAACTGAGGACTGGTTAGCTTACAAACCATATGTTCAG CTAATAATGGATGCAGAAAATGAGAAGATCAGTGCAATGACACAGTGTGTGCTGGATGCAGAAAATCACTATAACCAG TGCCTGGACGATTATGTGAGACAGGCAGAGAGCTCTGATTTACGCAGGAAGGAGATGCAGCATAAGAAGTGGACAGAACGCGTGGCAGAACCACTACAGAAAACCATAGAAAGCTACATAGATACCCAGACCAGCGAGGACAtagagaagaggaggagatggcTCCTACAACAGTACTTGGAATACTGTAACAAAAAG GGTAGCGCGTTTATGAGAGATTATGATTCCTCCGAGTACGACCCGTTTATTAATCGTCTCTGTAAGCAGTACCTCCGG GTTTCAACTCCAGTATTTAAGGACCCTCTCCTGCAGCAATACCAGAAGAGGTACGAGGAGGAGAAGGTGGCTTTGCACTGTGAAACAG GCAGGTTGTATTCCGCCAAGGAGATTAATGAGCTGAACCTGCAGAAACTTCCACGGGCTCCCCTGGGCCGTCACACTATGAACACAGTTGAGTGGTTGAAGACTCCATACGGGTACATAGAGAGTGACGTCAGGCTAAAGAGCAG ACAGAAGGTGAGGGGATCCATTAATCAAGGCACTCTGGACTTCAAGACATGGGCTGGTACCAAATACCCACCTGGGATCTTCAGCACTGAGAGAAACATTTGTCATAAGAGGATGTTTGCAGATAAGACATCCTCTGTGCCAGCATATTCCAAGCACTGA
- the PFN4 gene encoding profilin-4, whose amino-acid sequence MAQIQNLLYDSLIKTQHVESAALIKIKDGIAFTSPPRLNLQPQHIQVIIDAFKNTAALRREGFNFREKNYKCVRADKNSVYAKCDNEGVIMVKTKSNILIAVYREGMYPSVCVEATEKLGSYLREKEL is encoded by the exons ATGGCCCAGATACAGAACTTGTTGTATGATTCTTTGATAAAGACCCAACATGTAGAGAGCGCCGCCCTTATCAAGATAAAAGATGGCATAGCCTTCACCTCACCCCCACGATTAAAC TTGCAGCCTCAACACATCCAGGTGATTATCGATGCCTTCAAAAACACAGCAGCCCTAAGAAGAGAAGGGTTTAACTTCAGAGAGAAGAATTACAAATGTGTCCGTGCTGATAAGAATTCTGTCTATGCTAAATGT GACAATGAAGGTGTTATTAtggtaaaaacaaaatccaaCATCCTGATTGCTGTGTACCGGGAAGGAATGTATCCCAGCGTGTGTGTGGAAGCCACAGAGAAACTAG